The Chloroflexota bacterium DNA segment CCCCAAGATGGACCTGCTTGAGAAGTACGAGCCGAGCAGCGACGGCAAGAAGGTCACCATGACGCTGCGGAAGGGCGTGCTCTTCCACAACGACAAGGAGCTGACCTCCGCCGACGTCGAAGCCTCGCTCAAGCGCTACGCCGACATCCAGGCGTCTGGCAAGCTGGTCTTCTCCTCGCTCGACACCATGACCGTCCCCGACAAGTACACCGTCGAATTGAGCTTCAAGGAGCCGCGCGCGGGCATCCTGCCGGTCTTCCTCTCGCGCATCGCGGCGGCCGTCATGCCCGCCGAAGACGTCGCGAAGTACGGGAAGGAGAAGAACACCGCGCCCATCGGCACCGGGCCGTACAAGTTCGTCGAGCACCTGCCAGACCGGATGGTCCGCATGCAGCGGTTCGACAAGTACGTCGCCCGTGAGGATCCCGCCGACGGCCCGGCCGGCAAGAAGGTCGCCTACATCGACGAGATCCAGTACATCCCCGTCCCCGAAGAGTCCGTCCGCGCGGACGGCGTCGGCACCGGCGAGTACCACTACGGCGACTCGCTCGCTCCCGACAGCTACGCCCGCGTCAAGGGCGTCCCGAACGTCGAGGCCGACATCGGCAAGCCGTACTACTGGGCCGTCGCCCACATGAACAAGAAGGAAGGCCTCTTCACCAACGTGAAGCTGCGACAGGCCGTCCTCGCGGCCATCAAGATCGAGCCCATCGCCGCCGCCGCGTTCGGCGTGCCGGAGTTCTATCGCATCGATCCCGGCATCGCCGCCCCCGAGACTCCCTGGTTCACGGACGAGGGCAAAGAGCTCTTCAACAAGGCCGACGCCGAGAAGGCCAAAGCCCTCCTCAAGGAAGCCAACTACGACGGCACGCCGATCCGTTGGATGTCCACCAAGGAGTACTTCTACAACTACAACGCTGGCGTCGTCTTCAAGCAACAGCTGGAGGCGGTCGGCTTCAAGGTCGATCTCCAGGTGATGGACTGGGCCACCCTGGTCAAGCGGCGCTCGGACTCCAAGGAGTACGACATCTTCGTGACGGCCCACGAGTCGTACGCCCACCCGGTCCTGCAGCCCTTCATGGGCGACATCTGGCCGGGCTGGTGGACCCTCCCCGCCAAGAACGAGCTCGCGGCCAAGATCATGGCCGAGACCGACACCGCCAGGCAGATGGACCAGATCAAGCAGTTGCAGAAGCTCTTCTACGAAGACGTCCCCGGCGTCAAGTACGGCGAGTACTTCGTGCTCCGCGCGCGCTCCAGCAAGGTCAAGGGCACCATCAATCCCTCCGACCCGTACTTCTGGAACGCCTGGATCGAGTAGCCGTCGACTACCCCTCACCCCCATCCCCTCTCCCCCAA contains these protein-coding regions:
- a CDS encoding ABC transporter substrate-binding protein, with protein sequence MESSSGFSEATPHAVRRVTSRRSLLKGLTALMAVGAVAPLAAACGQQAPAAKPAESKPAETKPAAPAATTAPAAPAAAAPTAAPKTEAKPAEAAKPAEAAKPAAAAAKPAGEPKKGGTLKWAVIGEPPALDPVFTTATVTANFGWHVFEGLFTRDSKNGPKMDLLEKYEPSSDGKKVTMTLRKGVLFHNDKELTSADVEASLKRYADIQASGKLVFSSLDTMTVPDKYTVELSFKEPRAGILPVFLSRIAAAVMPAEDVAKYGKEKNTAPIGTGPYKFVEHLPDRMVRMQRFDKYVAREDPADGPAGKKVAYIDEIQYIPVPEESVRADGVGTGEYHYGDSLAPDSYARVKGVPNVEADIGKPYYWAVAHMNKKEGLFTNVKLRQAVLAAIKIEPIAAAAFGVPEFYRIDPGIAAPETPWFTDEGKELFNKADAEKAKALLKEANYDGTPIRWMSTKEYFYNYNAGVVFKQQLEAVGFKVDLQVMDWATLVKRRSDSKEYDIFVTAHESYAHPVLQPFMGDIWPGWWTLPAKNELAAKIMAETDTARQMDQIKQLQKLFYEDVPGVKYGEYFVLRARSSKVKGTINPSDPYFWNAWIE